A window from Leguminivora glycinivorella isolate SPB_JAAS2020 chromosome 16, LegGlyc_1.1, whole genome shotgun sequence encodes these proteins:
- the LOC125234839 gene encoding general odorant-binding protein 2-like gives MALYWLVALALVGGRMVDGTAEVMSHVTAHFGKALEQCREESQLSPEVLDEFHNFWREDFEVVHRELGCAIMCMSNKFSLLQDDARMHHENMHDYVKSFPQGDVLSAKMVELIHNCEKQYDDIPDDCNRVVKVAACFKVDAKKAGIAPEVAMIEAVLEKY, from the exons ATGGCGTTGTACTGGCTGGTAGCTCTGGCGCTGGTGGGCGGGAGGATGGTCGACGGGACGGCGGAGGTCATGAGCCATGTCACTGCGCATTTTGGGAAGGCTTTGGAGCAGTGCCGTGAGGAG TCCCAGCTGTCCCCAGAAGTCCTAGATGAGTTCCACAACTTCTGGCGCGAAGACTTCGAGGTGGTCCACCGCGAGTTAGGCTGCGCCATCATGTGCATGTCCAACAAGTTCTCGCTGCTGCAAGACGATGCACGCATGCACCATGAGAACATGCATGACTATGTGAAGAGCTTCCCGCAAG GTGACGTTCTTTCCGCGAAGATGGTAGAACTGATTCACAATTGCGAGAAACAGTACGATGACATCCCCGATGATTGCAACCGGGTTGTCAAGGTCGCAGCCTGCTTCAAG gTCGACGCTAAGAAAGCCGGTATAGCTCCTGAGGTCGCCATGATTGAAGCGGTGCTGGAGAAGTACTGA
- the LOC125234841 gene encoding general odorant-binding protein 1-like has protein sequence MAKSVLLSLVLLAMAVKKIESSSDTMKTITSGFLKVLEECKQELNLQGHVISDLYHYWKEDYSLLNRDTGCAIICMSKKLDLIDSSGKLHHGNTQEFATRHGAASEVASKLVEILHACEKKHDAIEDECMRALEIAKCFRTDIHQLNWAPKMDVIITEVLTEM, from the exons ATGGCGAAGTCTGTCCTGCTCTCTCTTGTGTTACTAGCTATGGCTGTGAAGAAGATAGAATCATCATCGGATACTATGAAGACCATAACTTCAGGGTTTCTTAAAGTGCTCGAAGAATGTAAACAGGAG CTAAACCTGCAAGGCCACGTGATAAGCGACTTGTATCACTACTGGAAGGAGGACTACTCTCTCCTGAACCGGGACACTGGCTGTGCCATCATCTGCATGAGCAAGAAGTTGGACCTCATCGACTCAAGTGGGAAACTTCACCATGGAAACACGCAGGAGTTTGCCACTAGGCATGGCGCTG CAAGCGAAGTAGCCTCAAAGCTAGTAGAGATACTCCACGCATGTGAGAAGAAGCATGACGCCATAGAAGACGAATGCATGAGAGCGCTGGAGATCGCCAAGTGCTTCCGAACGGACATACACCAGCTCAACTGGGCGCCCAAGATGGACGTTATTATCACCGAAGTGCTTACTGAAATGTAG